Proteins encoded in a region of the Streptomyces sp. NBC_00310 genome:
- a CDS encoding four-helix bundle copper-binding protein: MTQQQTGSMTAMSKEMQDCVNACMACHSMCEETMSSCMQAGGQAQMQIMRALMDCAEMTRMCADMMMRRSPLSAEMCAMCARACDMCAEACMSMPDDQQLMRCAEACRRCSEMCRTMAGATA; encoded by the coding sequence ATGACGCAGCAGCAGACCGGAAGCATGACGGCCATGAGCAAGGAGATGCAGGACTGTGTCAACGCCTGCATGGCCTGCCACAGCATGTGCGAGGAGACCATGAGCTCCTGCATGCAGGCCGGCGGCCAGGCCCAGATGCAGATCATGCGCGCCCTGATGGACTGCGCCGAGATGACCCGTATGTGCGCGGACATGATGATGCGCCGCTCGCCGCTGTCCGCCGAGATGTGCGCGATGTGCGCCCGCGCCTGTGACATGTGCGCCGAGGCGTGTATGTCCATGCCGGACGATCAGCAGCTGATGCGCTGTGCCGAGGCGTGTCGCCGCTGCTCGGAGATGTGCCGGACGATGGCGGGCGCGACCGCCTGA
- a CDS encoding acyl-CoA dehydrogenase: MAGSADFDLYRPSEEHDMLRDAIRSLAEAKIAPYAAAVDEEARFPQEALDALVANDLHAVHVPEEYGGAGADALATVIVIEEVARACVSSSLIPAVNKLGSLPVILSGSEELKKKYLGPLAKGDAMFSYCLSEPDAGSDAAGMKTRAVRDGDHFILNGVKRWITNAGVSDYYTVMAVTDPEKRSKGISAFVVEKSDEGVSFGAPEKKLGIKGSPTREVYLDNVRIPADRMIGEEGTGFATAMKTLDHTRITIAAQALGVAQGALDYAKGYVQERKQFGKPIADFQGIQFMLADMAMKVEAARALTYQAAAKSERGDKDLTFQGAAAKCFASDVAMEVTTDAVQLLGGYGYTRDYPVERMMRDAKITQIYEGTNQVQRIVMARNLP; the protein is encoded by the coding sequence TTGGCCGGATCGGCTGATTTCGACCTGTACCGCCCGTCCGAGGAGCACGACATGCTCCGCGACGCGATCCGTTCCCTCGCCGAGGCGAAGATCGCGCCCTACGCCGCCGCCGTGGACGAGGAGGCCCGCTTCCCGCAGGAGGCGCTGGACGCGCTCGTCGCCAACGACCTGCACGCCGTGCACGTCCCCGAGGAGTACGGCGGCGCCGGCGCCGACGCGCTCGCCACGGTCATCGTGATCGAGGAGGTGGCCCGCGCCTGTGTGTCGTCCTCCCTCATCCCGGCCGTCAACAAGCTCGGTTCGCTGCCCGTGATCCTCTCCGGCTCCGAGGAGCTGAAGAAGAAGTACCTGGGCCCGCTCGCCAAGGGCGACGCGATGTTCTCGTACTGCCTCTCCGAGCCGGACGCCGGCTCCGACGCGGCCGGCATGAAGACCCGCGCGGTCCGCGACGGCGACCACTTCATCCTCAACGGCGTGAAGCGCTGGATCACCAACGCGGGCGTCTCCGACTACTACACGGTGATGGCCGTCACGGACCCGGAGAAGCGCTCCAAGGGCATCTCCGCCTTCGTCGTCGAGAAGTCCGACGAGGGCGTCTCCTTCGGTGCCCCGGAGAAGAAGCTCGGCATCAAGGGCTCCCCGACCCGCGAGGTCTACCTCGACAACGTCCGCATCCCCGCCGACCGCATGATCGGCGAGGAGGGCACCGGCTTCGCCACGGCGATGAAGACCCTGGACCACACCCGCATCACCATCGCCGCCCAGGCCCTCGGTGTCGCCCAGGGCGCCCTCGACTACGCCAAGGGCTATGTCCAGGAGCGCAAGCAGTTCGGCAAGCCGATCGCCGACTTCCAGGGCATCCAGTTCATGCTCGCCGACATGGCCATGAAGGTCGAGGCCGCCCGCGCCCTGACGTACCAGGCGGCGGCGAAGTCCGAACGCGGCGACAAGGACCTCACCTTCCAGGGCGCCGCGGCCAAGTGCTTCGCCTCCGACGTCGCCATGGAGGTCACCACGGACGCCGTCCAGCTCCTCGGCGGGTACGGCTACACCCGCGACTACCCGGTCGAGCGCATGATGCGCGACGCCAAGATCACCCAGATCTACGAAGGCACGAACCAGGTCCAGCGGATCGTCATGGCCCGCAACCTGCCGTAA
- a CDS encoding UDP-glucose dehydrogenase family protein — protein MALKITVIGTGYLGATHAAAMAELGFEVLGLDVVEEKIDMLRRGEVPMYEPGLEELLRKHVAGIEGSSGRLRFTTDYAEVAAFGDVHFVCVNTPQRHGEYACDMSYVDAAFASLAPHLTGPALVVGKSTVPVGSAERLAAYLAEHAPAGADAELAWNPEFLREGFAVNDTLHPDRIVVGVRSDKAEKLLREVYATPVGEGSPFILTDFPTAELVKTSANSFLATKISFINAMAEVCEAAGGDVAKLAEAIGHDDRIGKKFLRAGIGFGGGCLPKDIRAFMARAGELGADQALTFLREIDSINMRQRGQMVELARQALDGGSFLGKRVAVLGATFKPDSDDVRDSPALNVAGQIHLQGGQVTVYDPKGMDNARRIFPTLGYADSAIEAVRGADIVLHLTEWHEFRELDPAALGEVASTRLVLDGRNALDPELWRRAGWTYRAMGRPTA, from the coding sequence ATGGCCCTCAAGATCACCGTGATCGGCACCGGCTATCTCGGCGCGACACACGCTGCGGCCATGGCCGAGCTGGGGTTCGAGGTGCTCGGGCTCGATGTCGTCGAAGAGAAGATCGACATGCTCCGGCGGGGCGAGGTCCCGATGTACGAGCCGGGCCTGGAGGAACTGCTGCGCAAGCACGTCGCCGGGATCGAGGGGTCGAGCGGGCGGCTGCGCTTCACGACCGACTACGCCGAGGTCGCGGCCTTCGGCGACGTCCACTTCGTCTGCGTGAACACCCCGCAGCGGCACGGCGAGTACGCCTGCGACATGTCGTACGTCGACGCCGCCTTCGCCTCGCTCGCCCCGCATCTGACGGGCCCGGCCCTCGTCGTCGGCAAGTCGACCGTGCCGGTCGGATCCGCCGAGCGGCTGGCCGCCTATCTCGCCGAGCACGCGCCGGCCGGGGCGGACGCCGAGCTGGCCTGGAACCCGGAGTTCCTGCGCGAGGGCTTCGCCGTGAACGACACGCTGCACCCCGACCGGATCGTGGTGGGTGTGCGGAGCGACAAGGCCGAGAAGCTGCTGCGCGAGGTGTACGCGACGCCGGTCGGCGAGGGCTCGCCCTTCATCCTCACCGACTTCCCGACCGCCGAGCTGGTGAAGACCTCCGCGAACTCCTTCCTCGCCACCAAGATCTCCTTCATCAACGCCATGGCCGAGGTGTGCGAGGCCGCCGGGGGCGATGTCGCCAAGCTGGCGGAGGCCATCGGGCACGACGACCGGATCGGCAAGAAGTTCCTGCGGGCCGGCATCGGGTTCGGCGGCGGCTGTCTGCCGAAGGATATCCGGGCGTTCATGGCCCGCGCCGGTGAGCTGGGCGCCGACCAGGCGCTGACGTTCCTGCGCGAGATCGACTCCATCAACATGCGCCAGCGCGGGCAGATGGTGGAGCTGGCCCGGCAGGCGCTGGACGGCGGGTCCTTCCTCGGCAAGCGGGTCGCCGTGCTCGGCGCCACCTTCAAGCCCGACTCCGACGACGTACGCGACTCCCCCGCCCTCAACGTGGCCGGGCAGATCCACCTCCAGGGCGGCCAGGTCACCGTCTACGACCCCAAGGGCATGGACAACGCCCGGCGGATCTTCCCGACGCTCGGGTACGCCGACTCCGCGATCGAGGCCGTGCGGGGCGCCGACATCGTGCTGCACCTCACCGAGTGGCACGAGTTCCGCGAGCTGGACCCGGCGGCGCTGGGCGAGGTCGCGTCGACACGGCTCGTCCTGGACGGCCGCAACGCGCTGGACCCGGAGCTGTGGCGGCGGGCGGGCTGGACGTACCGGGCGATGGGGCGGCCGACCGCCTGA
- a CDS encoding CGNR zinc finger domain-containing protein has translation MSESAPAPDGLALVEALVNTLDLESGADTLDTAEGRAPFGVAEAELADVRELRESLRAVCLAHAGHRPHRAVTPLGQLLARAPLYVAVDGRDGSATLAPADEGPLLSRVAAAVAQALTAGTWLRLKACELPECHWAYYDRSPAGRRRWCSMSVCGARAKMRRYRAKA, from the coding sequence ATGAGTGAGAGCGCGCCCGCACCCGATGGCCTCGCCCTGGTGGAGGCGCTGGTGAACACCCTCGACCTGGAGTCGGGCGCCGACACGCTCGACACCGCCGAGGGCCGGGCCCCGTTCGGTGTCGCGGAGGCGGAGCTGGCGGACGTGCGCGAGTTGCGCGAGTCGCTGCGCGCCGTGTGCCTGGCGCACGCGGGCCACCGGCCGCACCGCGCGGTGACCCCCCTGGGACAGCTGTTGGCGCGGGCGCCGCTGTACGTCGCCGTCGACGGGCGGGACGGCTCGGCGACCCTCGCCCCCGCCGACGAGGGCCCGCTGCTCTCCCGCGTGGCGGCCGCCGTCGCACAGGCGCTGACCGCCGGTACCTGGCTCCGCCTCAAGGCCTGCGAGCTGCCCGAGTGCCACTGGGCGTACTACGACCGCAGCCCCGCCGGCCGCCGCCGCTGGTGCTCGATGTCGGTCTGCGGGGCGCGGGCGAAGATGCGCCGGTACCGGGCGAAGGCCTGA
- a CDS encoding VOC family protein → MAVAKLGVVVLDCPDPRALAGFYAGVLGGTVEGDGEWVDLVVPGGPSLAFQAAEGFVPPKWPAPDASQQFHLDLTVEDMDAAEKDVLALGARPLDAEDRSRSFRVYADPAGHPFCLCAC, encoded by the coding sequence ATGGCTGTCGCCAAGCTGGGTGTCGTCGTCCTGGACTGTCCCGATCCGCGCGCGCTCGCCGGTTTCTACGCGGGCGTGCTGGGCGGCACCGTCGAGGGCGACGGGGAGTGGGTCGACCTGGTGGTGCCGGGCGGCCCGTCGCTGGCGTTCCAGGCCGCCGAGGGGTTCGTACCGCCGAAGTGGCCCGCGCCCGACGCCTCGCAGCAGTTCCATCTGGACCTGACCGTGGAGGACATGGACGCGGCCGAGAAGGACGTGCTCGCGCTCGGGGCGCGGCCGCTGGACGCCGAGGACCGCTCGCGGAGCTTCCGGGTGTACGCGGATCCCGCCGGGCACCCGTTCTGCCTCTGCGCCTGCTGA
- a CDS encoding dipeptidase codes for MTWAEPGTAEFRTGEPGTAELGTAASGTGEPATAEGPAAGTAELTWAEPGTAEFRTGEPGWAGFRTGEPGSAEALTAEPGEAEPPDELAAAHSFLVEHPVADGYSGLPWVLRHLPWYDLELGEGGVDTDVPRMRKGHIGALFWSLHLPEGLTGERAVGATLEQLDLVRTVVHAHPEGLRLVHSAGQTTDARNCGRVGVLLGPAGAPALDDSLGILRALHALGLKILTLAGVSWAGEAGLTRFGEEVVREMNRIGVLADVSGAPEATVRRTLAVSRSPVLCTRSAAHALRSHPANLSDDLLAELGEAQGLCMVPLTAEQTGPSIPDVADHLDHVRKIAGPDCVGLSGTYDSGAAHPASLTDASCYPHLVVELMRRGWPADDLALLTWGNVQRVLRSADFTARAAQDRREASTAKITELDG; via the coding sequence CTGACGTGGGCCGAGCCCGGGACGGCGGAGTTCCGGACGGGCGAGCCCGGGACCGCCGAGCTCGGGACCGCCGCGTCCGGGACCGGCGAGCCTGCGACCGCCGAGGGCCCCGCGGCCGGGACGGCCGAGCTGACGTGGGCCGAGCCCGGGACGGCGGAGTTCCGGACGGGCGAGCCCGGGTGGGCCGGGTTCCGGACGGGCGAGCCCGGGTCGGCCGAAGCCCTGACCGCCGAGCCCGGTGAGGCCGAGCCTCCGGATGAGCTGGCGGCGGCGCACTCCTTCCTCGTCGAGCACCCCGTCGCCGACGGCTACAGCGGGCTGCCGTGGGTGCTGCGCCATCTGCCCTGGTACGACCTGGAGCTGGGCGAGGGCGGGGTGGACACCGATGTGCCGCGGATGCGCAAGGGCCACATCGGCGCTCTGTTCTGGTCCCTGCACCTGCCGGAGGGCCTGACGGGCGAGCGGGCCGTCGGCGCCACCCTGGAGCAGCTGGACCTGGTCCGGACCGTCGTCCACGCCCACCCCGAGGGCCTGCGGCTCGTGCACAGCGCGGGGCAGACCACCGACGCCCGCAACTGCGGCCGGGTCGGCGTCCTGCTCGGCCCCGCCGGAGCCCCCGCCCTCGACGACTCCCTCGGCATCCTGCGCGCCCTGCACGCGCTCGGCCTGAAGATCCTCACGCTCGCCGGTGTGTCCTGGGCGGGCGAGGCCGGGCTGACCAGGTTCGGCGAGGAGGTGGTCCGCGAGATGAACCGCATCGGCGTCCTCGCCGACGTCTCCGGAGCCCCCGAGGCGACGGTCCGCCGGACCCTCGCCGTCTCCCGCTCCCCGGTCCTGTGCACCCGCTCGGCTGCCCACGCCCTGCGCTCCCACCCCGCCAACCTCTCCGACGACCTCCTCGCCGAGCTGGGCGAGGCCCAGGGCCTGTGCATGGTGCCGCTGACCGCCGAGCAGACCGGCCCGTCCATCCCGGACGTGGCCGACCACCTCGACCACGTCCGCAAGATCGCCGGCCCCGATTGCGTCGGCCTCTCCGGCACGTACGACTCGGGCGCCGCCCACCCCGCCAGCCTCACCGACGCCTCCTGCTACCCGCACCTCGTCGTCGAGCTGATGCGCCGGGGCTGGCCGGCGGACGACCTCGCGCTCCTCACCTGGGGCAACGTCCAACGCGTCCTGCGCAGCGCCGACTTCACGGCGCGGGCGGCCCAGGACCGCCGGGAGGCGTCGACGGCGAAGATAACGGAGCTGGACGGATAG